Genomic window (Lynx canadensis isolate LIC74 chromosome D3, mLynCan4.pri.v2, whole genome shotgun sequence):
TGTCTTGCTGCTCCCTGAAACCTCTTCATCATCATCTGATGAGCTCGTGCTTGAGTCACAAGTCAGGTCACTATCACTGGTACTACTGTCCTGCAATAGGTTATATTTCTTCCGCGCAGCAGCCTCCCTTTTCTGTCTCAGTAGCCTGATTCTCTCCTTGTGCTTTTGGCTCCGATGACCTTTAACCTTGGCGACTCGGCCATTCTGTTTATCACTGGATTGCCGGTTTTTCTTGGCAGCCATAGTAGATGTTTCACTTTCAGATCGGGACCGCCGAGATTTGCGCCCAACAGTGGCACCAGACACTCCAGAAGGGTCTCCTTCCACTGCTGTTTCTGCCTGGGAGGGCTCATTCTCTTCTGCAGAAGACAAGGTATCTGAATCAGCCAGGTGACCACTAGAGGAAGGGGAAAGCATGCAGTGATTAGAGGAGTCACTCTCATAAACTCGGCCAGTTGTTGGCTTGTCACTCTCTGTGGATGCTAACTGAGACTCAGAAGAGTCCCTTCTCAGTTCCATCAACAAGCAGGGCATTGAAGAAAGAACTGTAGAATCCACTACCCCATCTTTCTGAACTTGAGATTCCAGTTCTACAGATCCATCTTCCTCCTTAGCTGTCTCTTGTTCAGATGGTTTCGGTGGGACTTCAGACTCAATGAGTTCTTCGACTTTTCCCACTGCCTCCTCCATCTTCATTTCAGACTTTCAAGTTCAATCATGGAGCAGAGTCTAGGAAACTAGGTCAAAGACGCAACAGGAAAGCAACCtgtacaaaaacacacaaaatcaataaacagaaatAGTAGATTATTTAATGAATACCTTTCTAAATGGGTAGCAAAAATTACCATCACACAGgcctttaaaatatatgtttatctGCCTGATTAAGTCAAATTCAAAGGACTTATTAGTATTACCAAAACACTAGCATACACAATTACTAATAATGGCACGATATTAATCCTTAATTACTGAACTTGCAAGCCCAGCACAAGCATCCAAAGATTTTCAACtttaaaaccttatttaaaaTGGTCCAAAAAGGGAGCCTCAAAACTCTGACagttaaatatgtatattctgacttaaacataaaggaaaaagaatgcttcaaaaaaaaatctgggaacaAGATTTTTCAAAAGTCTCAGAAACAAGTTAACTATACTCAATAATTTTATACTCAAATCCTCAAAGAGAAGAAGCTACAGTGGAGTAACATCAAATGTAcacttgtgtttaaaattttttttgaacatttatttatttttgaaagacagagacagagcatgagtgcgggggggggggggggctggggggccgagagagagaaggagacacagaatctgaagcaggctccaggctctgagcaagctgtcagcacagagcctgatgcggggctcgaactcacaaattgtgagatcatgacctgagccaaagtcggatgctcaaccgactgaaccacccaggtgcccccaaatgtacACTTGTGTTTAAAAAAACCTTCAACCACATGCATTTGGCAAATGAGCACCCAAAGTAACTCTGCACCAAACCTATTTGCTATTCCTCTCAGGAAGAGTTGCTCTACAGGGGTATTAAGATGCCAGgcctggaatgcctgggtggctaagttagctaagtgtccaactcttgatttcagctcaggtcgtgatctcacggtttgtggaatcgagccctgtgtcatgctccaTACTGGAAgtgtgattctctctcctttggattctctctctctctgcccccctccctggattacactctctctctctcactcaaaataaataaataaacttaaaaaaaaaaaaatgccaggccTGATGATACTGTTTCCTCATGGTCCTTCCTAGTTCCCACATGCCTCTCATCAGGCTGAATGTGAGCCTAGTGTTTCAACATGCTTTATTTCATAAACAATAGCCACTAAATACAGATCAACTACTTTGTGAACCTAGTACACTCTAGTCTATGAATGACTTAAGGGGTTGAAGAGAAAACACCCTACATACATTTTCCACCTTTATATACTAACTTTAGAACCTAACATCCTTCCCCCATTGAATGTGCTACAACTCCACTTACTCATGGAGACACAGGACATAATCTTTAACGGCAAGATTTGTGACCTATACAGTCTTCATTAACTGGTGGTTTGGTTTTAAAAGGATGATGCTAAGAATGTACAAGGCAAGTAAATACCTCACTCTGTACATGTGATGTTATAGAAAGCAATTACCATGATGTCCCACTGGTAACAGACAGACACAAATACTAAGCTACATGTACTCATCAGGAGCTGTAAGACAGCTCTGCTGCTTCACTCCATCAAGTTACTTGACAGTTCAACATATGGTAGACAGCAACTAGAAGATACTtggaaaatcctttttttaatctaACATGCCAAGGCTGCTTTTTCCCTTACATGAACAATCTGTATTACTATCTTTTGTTTTTCGTGGCCTTGTTCTCAGCTGCTGATAAAACAGACATTCTGATGAAGATTCCTCAACATATTCATGAAAACCAGAACATTCACGGCCACtggaaacattaatttaaaacaatctcATCTGCAGCCTATTTCATAAGCATATTTGCATCATTACTAATTTtttgagttaaataaaaatgtaagcataAATGTTATTCCTGACACCATTCCAAAAGGAATGCAACACCTCTGAAAGCCAACAGAGGGAGTAAAAGTTAAACCAGAAAACTGCCAGTGTCATAACTAAAGCATGCTGGCAATAtaacaggaaataaaatattcatacatATGAAATACCCCATATATGAGGAATAAACCAAGATTTTTCTAGcgaaataaaaacaagagttgATTCTTCTGCATAGAATGAAGTTaatatttctggaataaaaaattttcttatagctgaaatatttgagaaacatACTCAAGTGAAATTAATGTCAGCCATAAAGCACAAGAATCAAAagtctcaaattaatttttgaaagcagAAGGTACTGGACCTTTTAAAGTATATAACATCAGGTTGAAAAGTAAAtatgggggcgcctaggtggcttggtcggttgagtgacttcagctcgggtcatgattccactgtttgtgagttcgagccccgcatcaggctctgtgctgtcagcttggagcctgcagcctgccccggattctgtctccttctctctctgcccctccccaacttgtgctctgtctctctctgtctctcaaaaataaatacatgtaaaaaatttttttaaaaaattaaatatgttaacaTGACCATAAAAATCTGGTTTCTTCAGTAGTGTAGGTAAGACAAATAAATCTAAACTGCTTTTCTTTGTAGGAAAACATAACATTATCAGTATTTTCAATATGACAAATCAATCAAATGATTATCTTTCATTTCAAGATCCTTATATCTAAGAGTTAATTGAAATTTACAAtacaccagtcagaatagctaaaaattaacaactcaggcaacaacagacgttggcgaggatgcagaaaaagaggatctcttttgcactgtggtgggaatgcaactggtgcaaccactctggaaaacagtatggaggttcctcaaaaagttaaaaatagaactacctacaacccagcaattgcactactatgtatatatccaagggatacaggcgtgctgtttcgaagggtCACGTGCACCCCAATAGCAGGCTATTGACAATAGCaggctattgacaatagccaaagtatggaaagaacccaaatgtccatatgtatgtgtgtgtttatacacacacacacaatgcacacacacaatggagtattacacagcaatcaaaaagaatgaaatcttgccatttgcaacgtggatggaactaaagagcattacgctaaatgaaacaagtcagagaaatgtatgatttccctcatatgtggaatttaagatacaaaacagatgaacataagggaagggaagcaaaaataatataaaaacagggagggggacaaaacaagagactcttaaatacagaaaataaactgagggttgctgaaggggttgtgggagcggggagaggctaaatgagtaaggggcattaaggaagacactgttttgggatgagcactgggtgttatacataggggatgaatcactggaatctactcctgaaaatcttattgcactatatgctaactaacttgaaagaaagaaagaaagaaagaaagaaagaaagaaagaaagaaaggcttttaCTGCctaaaaaagcaattttaatcaCAAACACTAGCATCATTAATAGGACACCAGTTAGCTCACAGTGGTATGTCCATACGATGTGGCCATGAAGGATGAAAAGGTTCTTTAATACACTAATATAAGCAATTTTCAATACATAatgttaaatgaacaaaaaaggtaCATTATACCATTCGtgtaaacaaagaacaaaattatatttatatgtgagtTTGTCTGTAAATGTACAGAATCTCTGGGAGGATACTTAAGAAAATGGTAACACCAGCTACTCTGGCAAGGAAAGAGAGCAAATGAGGGGAACAGGAGTCAAAAGACCTTTCTACTGCACGAAGTCTTTACCTCTTGAATTTACTATCATGTACAAGTTATTATCTATTCAAAAATCCACTCTAACATAAAAGTCTACTGAAGAGTCTTCTGAAGAAAAGGGGACTTGTGCCTTTTCTGCTCATGACACCAACTACTTAACTGTTCGGGTCAAATTTAGTCCGTGAAGTGTAATAGTTGCCCCCTGCAGTAGAATTTTGTTATAATTcataaaacacaaggaaaaaagtcacagaaagtgaaaacagaagtTCTGACAAAACTCCCTGcattagaataaaaatgaagtacCCTAAACACAGGGGGAAAAGATGTCATATgtatagaaaataataatcttCCCAAAGAACCAGAGTATTTACTGCATGTTGTTTTTGGTCAgggaaaatacatgtattttcctGACAGAGGTAATCAAAAGTAGCTGGCAGCAGAAATGATAAAACTATCAAATGATAGCTGCATCTTATAAATGGGATAAAAGGCTCTCAACCACCTGATTTAACATTCAGTGAATTTACAATGATGTATTAAATAAACAACAgagagcatttatttatttttatttcttttccaccaTGCTGTTCTAATCTCCACTCTAAAGGTGGTCCCCTTCTACCTGGATATTACAGTTAATCCCCCCTCGTCTCCCTAGAGCCCTTGTTGATTATTCTTCAGCATTCATTAACCTCTCACTCAAATGAGATAACTCAAATGGAttatccaaccatccatccactcattcatttgaaaaaatctTCCTCCTACTTAACCTCCTCAATCTCACATCTCCTCCTCCAATTACCATTCTCTTCTTTCACGGCCAACCTCATTAAAAGAGTTGTCTAAATTCCCTCCAATTTCTTTACTTCTCATACTCCTCCAACCCAATCCCATCTGACACCTGCTTTTATCACACCTGAAGAACAGTTCTTATTAAGGTCATTAATGATCCCCATAACTTTAAATCCAACAAACATAGTTTGGCCCTCATCTTACTTAATGTCTAAGCAGCATTCTATAtccactccctctcccccttaAACTAATGTTTTTCTGTAGCTTCCAGGCTTCCTTCTTCTGATTGCTCCTTCTCAGCCTACTTTATAGACTTAACTTCCTCTACCAAACCTCAGGCATTAGTCCAAGGGTAGATCCTTTTCACACCCATCAAAGTAATCTTTTCTACCAATCTTTCCAATACCATCCCTATACTAGtaattctgtctctccatctcagCTCTTTTCCAAGCTCTATACCAGTCTACACAAATAGCCACCTGACATCTGCATTTAGATTTCATAAAGGCCAAACTACAATCTCTTCATGCCCAAAACCAAATTACCCATCTCTGAACTACcccctctctgcttcttctctaGCTTTCCCTTGTTCAGTTAAAAAAGCATCACTGCTTACTTCAGTTGCTCGTATCAAAAACCTGAGGGTTATCCTTGACAATGCCTTCTCCTTTACTTATTGCATCCCATTATTCACTAATTCCCATCGGTCCTACCTCCTTATATTTCCAGCCTACTATTTTCTATCTCCACTGTCAATCACTCTAAACACAAcctccattatttatttttcaatggaaCCACTGACAATCATCTCCTCTTTCCATATTCAGTCTTGCTCCTGGGCCACCAACCTGAGCTCCATACAGCAGGCAGAACAATATTTTTGCAAGGCAAATATGACATGTTTATatgagaaatttttcttttttagattccacatgaagtatttttttttaatgtcttacaaGGTTGGAATGGGGCGACGAACAAGAGGAGAGTATCAAGGCAACCTGAGTTTTATGGGAGTTCTCTTGCCCCTTTATAAAGGATtatatgcaattattttaaaaacctgggTTCTGGACAATCAAAATGCAGCATGTATTAGTCCTGCGTTCATTAAGAAACTAAGATGACAAAAGAGGAGGACAGGAAAGAGAGTTAAACCATGGAAAGGAAGCAATATACTGCCCCTCtaagacagagaagaggaaagtatTAAGAAAAAGGAGTGGAAATAACAAAGTATAAGGCTAAATGAGGCTACTATGAACATCTGGAGGAGTTTCTTTCATACTAGACCTCATTCTTGGTCAGCAAAACTTAATACAAGGTGAAATAGCAGGTTTTGAAATTTGTGAAAATGGAAAAGGGTTCAAACTTTTGCTACAGAAAATCTGAGGAGAATAAAAATGCTAAGCACAGTAATTTACACAGTGTCAAAAAGAATAATTCGCAATACTACTTACTCAATTCCCACACTATGTAGGGACCGCTAACACAAACTTAAGGGATGGGGGTAGGAGGGCAGTGTGTGATTGCTCTTCCCTGCTCAAAACCTCTGCCCACCATCTCCAGTTTCATCTTGGGTCACTCACACCCTAGCTCCCTCTAGCTACAAAGAATGTTAGacgaacagttttttttttttttctcttttcttttttttttttttttcagatctctggccttttacttattttgtgccAGCCCTCTTGCTGGCTACTCTTCACACATAACAGAGTAGGTATCACTTCCTTGGGGTTGCCTTTGGTACCTATTAATAGGATCCCTGTTATATACAGATCATAAGCCTATTTTCTTTCATAGTATTTTGCATAATTGTcgttaattttatttaatgtccaTCTACCATATAAAGGGacttatataaatttaaataaaaaattatataaatgaaaaattacataacCCTCAGCTGACTTATCTCTATGATTAATACGTAAAATAGACCTTAAGGCAAAAATTATTGTCAAGACAAAAGGTGTCATTCTAATTTTCATAGCCCAGTGATAAACAGAATGGGAATCTGTGGAAGTTCCTTCTGACCACAACAAGGCAGTAGAAACCAAGGTCATTGTTAAAAGGGAAGACCAATGAGGTGGTGTTGAGGTTGATCACAGGACCAGGTGTGAAAAAGTAGTGAGGAAGTGAAGACACTAGGGAAATACAGTGTAGGATTTCCAGGCAATAACAAGGGCCCACTTTAAGGGCTGGAGTATGAATTTCAAGTGAGACTGGCACATGTGGTTATGTTTTTCTCCTCTGAAGTTCAGCTACATAAGTCCaagcacagaagaggaagaaatttaaCCAGAATTCTAGTTTCACCAAGCAAGCAGAACAGtacaagaaagaaacaagagtgCATGCAATGAAATGATTGTAATTATCACATCCAGAAGGTACAGGGCAGTGAAAATGTCCAATGGAATGGACATCCCAGTGGAGTTAAGGATGGAAGGGTTACATTTATTGGTAACTGCCAAGATCTAAAATAGTGCTATACTAAAAATGTTGTTCTTCAAGGACTATCTTATAGAAATTAAGAGTAATGGACTAGAAACTTTGAGCCATTTGATACTGTCATGACAACCAAACAGCATTTCAATTTCCTAGTAGTTAGCTGACcgtattttacaaaacaaaaatctaccaATTTggattggaaataaaaatacactggtccaggggcgtctgggtggctcagtcaattaagcatgtgactcttgattgtgactcaggtcatgatctcagtttcatgagtttggggCCCCGTgtaggactctgcactgaccacgtagagcttgcttgggattctccccttctctctgcccctcctctgcatcctctctgtctctctcaaaataaataaatcaacttaaaaaaaaaatacaatggtcCTTCGCAACAGATAGTTTGAGAAACATTGGTTAAAGTATGACTGTGGAAATAAGTGGCTAAGGTAGAGAACAAAATCATTACAGGTGAGTTCACAGAACTGAGTGGGCAGTGTCAGAAGGATCATCTGTGTATACTGAAATCACCAAGAATTAACAGTAATAATGGACAAAATGACACTAAGCAAGGAACAAAAATCATCACAGCATAACGGGTCAGTGGTCAAAAGATGACAGCAATTATCTGAAAAGTGGCAATGAGGAACAAGGAAATCCAAGGCAGAGGATAAGGACTGCAGGAGGAAAAAAGCACAGCCACTCCCTTGCAAGGTAAAGCAGTGCCCTCAGTGGAAAGCCATGTTGCTATTAGTGCAAGAAGGTAAAGGGGAAGTTCAGAGAGGAAGTTAAGAATATTGGTGATTGTGCTGATGATGAACTAAAGTAGAACTGagctggagaaggaggggaaggaaaagaacagggaCTGCGTGGTGCTTTCTGAAGATTAGACTGCAGGAAATAAGGGGTGACTTAGGAGTTTGGAGCTTCCTGTGGTAACATTCGTGAAACAAAAACCTATGTCAAGTACATActcagatgttttctttttcattctatacattgaaaaaatttagTGTTGGTCATGACTCAGTCAACTGATTTCACAACCCAGTAGGTGGTGAcctaaaacttgaaaaacattgtCTAGAGAAACACATGGGTCACAGCAGCTCTGTTTCTGAgatagacaaaacaaaaacaaaacatctactAACAAACAgtggaatggaaaaataaattgtggtacattctACATTGTGGTACAATAAAGGAGCATATAGCAGTGGAAACAAAAGACAACTACACCAACAtggataaaacaataaaaacgatggtaagcaaaaaaaaaaaaaaagaaaaaagaaaaaaggcaagctAACTGCAAAAAAACCTGTGTCATTCAATGTATACAAAGTCCAAactaagacaaaataaaactactttaaaaagcaaaggaatggtTACCAAAATGTCAGGATAGTGGTTACTATTAGGATAGTTCTTCAGGAACTGAAGAAGAGGGGACAGATTATGAGTATGCAGGGTTTCGTAAGTATTGGTAGGGCAGGACTTCTGGCTACGAGCAAGGGATGGGGTCAGCAAAACTTCCCAAAATGTAATTATAAGGCATGACAAAATTAATCAAAAC
Coding sequences:
- the CD3H18orf25 gene encoding uncharacterized protein C18orf25 homolog isoform X4, whose amino-acid sequence is MKMEEAVGKVEELIESEVPPKPSEQETAKEEDGSVELESQVQKDGVVDSTVLSSMPCLLMELRRDSSESQLASTESDKPTTGRVYESDSSNHCMLSPSSSGHLADSDTLSSAEENEPSQAETAVEGDPSGVSGATVGRKSRRSRSESETSTMAAKKNRQSSDKQNGRVAKVKGHRSQKHKERIRLLRQKREAAARKKYNLLQDSSTSDSDLTCDSSTSSSDDDEEVSGSSKTITAEIPGHLDPGFLASDKTSAGNVPLNEEINIASSDSEVEIVGVQEHASGRVEKKFQQTPDSPQSLRCVHPRGGVIQSVSSWKHGSGTQYVSTRQTQSWTAVTPQQTWASPAEVVDLTLDEDSRRKYLL
- the CD3H18orf25 gene encoding uncharacterized protein C18orf25 homolog isoform X1, which translates into the protein MKMEEAVGKVEELIESEVPPKPSEQETAKEEDGSVELESQVQKDGVVDSTVLSSMPCLLMELRRDSSESQLASTESDKPTTGRVYESDSSNHCMLSPSSSGHLADSDTLSSAEENEPSQAETAVEGDPSGVSGATVGRKSRRSRSESETSTMAAKKNRQSSDKQNGRVAKVKGHRSQKHKERIRLLRQKREAAARKKYNLLQDSSTSDSDLTCDSSTSSSDDDEEVSGSSKTITAEIPDGPPVVAHYDMSDTSSDPEVVNVDNLLAAAVVQEHSNSVGGQDTGATWRTSGLLEELNAEAGHLDPGFLASDKTSAGNVPLNEEINIASSDSEVEIVGVQEHASGRVEKKFQQTPDSPQSLRCVHPRGGVIQSVSSWKHGSGTQYVSTRQTQSWTAVTPQQTWASPAEVVDLTLDEDSRRKYLL
- the CD3H18orf25 gene encoding uncharacterized protein C18orf25 homolog isoform X5 — translated: MKMEEAVGKVEELIESEVPPKPSEQETAKEEDGSVELESQVQKDGVVDSTVLSSMPCLLMELRRDSSESQLASTESDKPTTGRVYESDSSNHCMLSPSSSGHLADSDTLSSAEENEPSQAETAVEGDPSGVSGATVGRKSRRSRSESETSTMAAKKNRQSSDKQNGRVAKVKGHRSQKHKERIRLLRQKREAAARKKYNLLQDSSTSDSDLTCDSSTSSSDDDEEVSGSSKTITAEIPGHLDPGFLASDKTSAGNVPLNEEINIASSDSEVEIVGVQEHARCVHPRGGVIQSVSSWKHGSGTQYVSTRQTQSWTAVTPQQTWASPAEVVDLTLDEDSRRKYLL
- the CD3H18orf25 gene encoding uncharacterized protein C18orf25 homolog isoform X2 codes for the protein MKMEEAVGKVEELIESEVPPKPSEQETAKEEDGSVELESQVQKDGVVDSTVLSSMPCLLMELRRDSSESQLASTESDKPTTGRVYESDSSNHCMLSPSSSGHLADSDTLSSAEENEPSQAETAVEGDPSGVSGATVGRKSRRSRSESETSTMAAKKNRQSSDKQNGRVAKVKGHRSQKHKERIRLLRQKREAAARKKYNLLQDSSTSDSDLTCDSSTSSSDDDEEVSGSSKTITAEIPDGPPVVAHYDMSDTSSDPEVVNVDNLLAAAVVQEHSNSVGGQDTGATWRTSGLLEELNAEAGHLDPGFLASDKTSAGNVPLNEEINIASSDSEVEIVGVQEHARCVHPRGGVIQSVSSWKHGSGTQYVSTRQTQSWTAVTPQQTWASPAEVVDLTLDEDSRRKYLL
- the CD3H18orf25 gene encoding uncharacterized protein C18orf25 homolog isoform X3, translated to MKMEEAVGKVEELIESEVPPKPSEQETAKEEDGSVELESQVQKDGVVDSTVLSSMPCLLMELRRDSSESQLASTESDKPTTGRVYESDSSNHCMLSPSSSGHLADSDTLSSAEENEPSQAETAVEGDPSGVSGATVGRKSRRSRSESETSTMAAKKNRQSSDKQNGRVAKVKGHRSQKHKERIRLLRQKREAAARKKYNLLQDSSTSDSDLTCDSSTSSSDDDEEVSGSSKTITAEIPDGPPVVAHYDMSDTSSDPEVVNVDNLLAAAVVQEHSNSVGGQDTGATWRTSGLLEELNAEAGHLDPGFLASDKTSAGNVPLNEEINIASSDSEVEIVGVQEHASGRVEKKFQQTPDSPQSLRSRVAVMKY